The Bos indicus isolate NIAB-ARS_2022 breed Sahiwal x Tharparkar chromosome 28, NIAB-ARS_B.indTharparkar_mat_pri_1.0, whole genome shotgun sequence genome has a window encoding:
- the C28H10orf71 gene encoding cardiac-enriched FHL2-interacting protein, translating to MQGSKKCMDGFSDSSSIGSVLDDADKEVSSLTDRAFRSLCISEDASFHDSDLALSPDITRQVFGNFHQGTVSHTHRKSGIWSQLPSQGTEHAGWAATFQQLPKYVQGEEKYPKSSSPLTPAQRRLEVPVSGLRSSNKPISKVSSLIKSFDRTESQRCDSGPPTSKPPALKNPPKFAPLPESGVNFCFDSAFLTVRRVPAEVSSTHQASHQPGRKHGEQEAPKNPEMASHGPNSFLPTSEHAANSFEPKFPSPAHKAATSEPGRGQEWARKGTFLHSENSAFESWNAHQPRLPERKDAADAVPESKALKRYEDTPLLREPPASEQKTSPCHVRANCSQEENKMAAGTLSTSGTWVSRDLGAQIFAMEEKASSSQADPPPLKPTHAPWRKPKPGKGGKDNLQDASEEKKQTNWRGPALYTKHNPQVQFPEKDALDMPVEPHEHYDPPFNISKLLTPVIPTKQVLESSDSQPAEITPTPPGQLNGYQEKDPSDCQSRDSYKSKAPSLLFNLKDVRKRVKSTYSPSPLMKGPDEKTRGNQESLSNGGLLPNGLEENPPDEFSKETPDDSPSVPLTSTQKDPKADPDAASADTYLTPTSPSIITKAPFCVNGEAANRNNYEKDDTNGESEMHDARPSWRSDSRQRLHRKHLSLKLCSEDPEAGKAAETQKTSGLENGFLRSISQETEPERQAGLQNPNFNPKFSPGPLSPEEEDVFYSDSQSDFMPGLKSKAKFSTSSSDQSFASFEDQQKTWFAETQQEDGRNNMNAGDGWKDEQEKVMEEDELEYGAVSNGNACVEEHSKRESLPEEESLPGGSPRKAPREEADFRRTGTGGSKSDTALPHAGGLAPSPGSTSNKHILFTIKDNTLRATPVIKPIMLPLLRSVSSESPLGSGHKEEELPRPGWGGDAGLCAPESQEMPSTLTPTSARGTHVKGVACEGLEGQERVPSATRPEASQAAPKWHVPSSPLTGEGQGLKPPQKATQKVTVNNCKSGSTDPVKLDAPRCIPTITLPEDDPEDQLPPQQLGAFWEEQVQGFNSHFLSTPRAGPPGRRWVTGELAASPNASSLEENSACSPAASSIWDDASQALSEPGLLPGEPPRSSPWASPSPGRVARREDLTHALAWEPGSDPQLEPSAEDLRTLSPRGSLLDVATSSASLLEKPEPPAQLERAAGKPPAVPPKTEKALRRAKKLASKRRKIDQPQEKHGERREEKLNPEDSERRPLSPGERPRPRLPVVRALPPPAHRHSVSALSEPVQRRPGGPQSLTPQPPYPATQKVLQDPQSGEYFVFDLPLQVKIKTFYDPETGKYVKVSIPSSEGASPEPTPLDALAAPYVLYPGFRPLPVTALMPLRCSSQLSAPTFLRQRPHTAEAAGLRPQSVHEVGLQLPSAAPSNPTQPSAGQLPEGHPQSAGQEGGDAPSLGIIPTNDLEDFATEGIS from the coding sequence ATGCAGGGCAGCAAGAAGTGCATGGACGGCTTCAGTGACTCCTCAAGCATTGGCAGTGTGCTGGACGATGCAGACAAGGAGGTGAGCAGCCTCACGGACCGCGCGTTCCGGAGCTTGTGCATCTCAGAGGACGCATCCTTCCATGACTCCGACCTGGCCCTGTCCCCGGATATCACCCGCCAGGTGTTTGGGAATTTTCACCAGGGGACGGTGAgccacacacacaggaaaagcgGCATCTGGAGTCAGTTACCATCCCAAGGCACTGAGCATGCAGGCTGGGCGGCCACATTCCAACAGCTGCCCAAGTATGTTCAAGGGGAGGAAAAGTACCCCAAAAGCAGCTCCCCACTGACACCAGCCCAGAGGCGACTGGAAGTGCCAGTTTCTGGCCTGAGGAGCAGCAACAAGCCTATTTCCAAAGTGTCATCTCTGATCAAATCTTTCGACAGGACCGAGAGCCAGCGCTGTGACAGCGGGCCTCCTACCAGCAAGCCCCCAGCTCTCAAAAATCCCCCCAAATTTGCCCCTCTTCCGGAAAGTGGCGTCAACTTCTGCTTCGATTCTGCCTTTCTGACTGTCAGGAGGGTGCCTGCCGAAGTCTCCAGCACCCATCAGGCCAGCCACCAGCCTGGCCGGAAGCACGGGGAGCAGGAAGCCCCCAAGAATCCTGAAATGGCCAGTCACGGCCCCAACAGCTTCCTCCCAACATCTGAACATGCAGCCAATTCATTCGAGCCAAAGTTCCCCTCTCCTGCCCACAAGGCGGCCACCAGTGAGCCTGGAAGGGGCCAGGAGTGGGCTCGCAAAGGGACCTTTCTCCATAGTGAAAACAGTGCTTTTGAGTCATGGAATGCCCACCAGCCGAGGCTACCCGAGAGAAAGGATGCTGCTGACGCTGTCCCAGAAAGCAAGGCTCTCAAGCGTTATGAGGACACGCCCTTGTTAAGAGAGCCCCCGGCATCTGAGCAAAAAACCTCCCCCTGCCATGTCCGGGCCAACTGCAGTCAGGAAGAGAACAAGATGGCTGCAGGGACTCTCTCCACATCTGGAACCTGGGTGTCGAGGGATTTGGGAGCCCAGATATTTGCTATGGAAGAAAAAGCTTCCAGCTCACAGGCTGACCCTCCTCCGTTGAAACCGACCCATGCCCCCTGGAGGAAACCAAAGCCTGGCAAGGGAGGGAAAGACAATCTACAAGATGCTTCggaagagaagaaacagacaaactgGAGAGGCCCAGCCTTGTATACAAAGCACAACCCCCAGGTGCAGTTTCCAGAAAAGGATGCTCTTGATATGCCTGTGGAGCCCCACGAGCATTACGATCCTCCTTTCAACATCAGTAAGCTTCTGACCCCTGTCATACCCACCAAACAGGTCCTGGAGTCGTCTGACAGCCAGCCAGCGGAGATAACCCCTACACCCCCAGGACAGCTAAATGGATACCAAGAGAAGGATCCCAGTGATTGTCAGTCCCGGGACAGCTACAAATCTAAAGCCCCCAGCCTGCTGTTCAACCTCAAAGATGTGCGGAAGCGTGTGAAAAGCACATACAGTCCCTCGCCTCTCATGAAAGGCCCAGATGAGAAAACCAGAGGCAACCAAGAATCCCTGAGCAACGGCGGACTCCTTCCCAATGGGCTCGAGGAAAACCCTCCAGATGAGTTCTCTAAGGAGACACCAGATGACAGCCCTTCTGTGCCACTCACCAGTACCCAGAAGGACCCCAAAGCTGACCCTGATGCAGCCTCTGCAGACACCTACCTAACTCCCACCTCACCATCAATTATCACCAAAGCCCCCTTCTGTGTCAACGGCGAGGCTGCCAACAGGAACAACTATGAGAAGGATGATACCAATGGAGAATCAGAGATGCATGATGCCAGGCCCAGCTGGCGTTCAGACTCCAGGCAACGCCTCCACAGGAAACATCTGTCCCTGAAGCTTTGCAGCGAAGACCCTGAGGCAGGGAAGGCTGCAGAGACCCAAAAGACCTCCGGCCTAGAGAATGGATTCTTGAGATCCATCTCTCAAGAGACAGAACCCGAGAGACAGGCAGGACTTCAGAATCCAAACTTCAACCCGAAATTCTCCCCAGGGCCCCTTTCTCCCGAGGAGGAAGATGTGTTTTATAGCGACAGCCAGTCTGATTTTATGCCAGGCCTCAAAAGTAAGGCCAAATTCAGCACCAGCTCTTCGGATCAGTCCTTTGCCTCGTTTGAGGATCAGCAGAAGACGTGGTTCGCGGAGACCCAGCAGGAAGACGGCAGGAACAACATGAATGCAGGTGACGGTTGGAAGGATGAGCAGGAGAAAGTGATGGAGGAAGATGAGCTAGAGTACGGTGCCGTGAGTAATGGGAATGCGTGCGTGGAGGAGCACAGCAAGCGGGAATCCTTGCCAGAAGAAGAAAGTTTGCCAGGAGGTAGCCCCAGGAAGGCGCCGAGGGAGGAAGCTGATTTCAGACGCACTGGGACCgggggaagtaagtcagacacagctcTGCCACATGCCGGAGGCCTCGCCCCTTCACCAGGTTCCACTTCAAACAAGCACATACTCTTCACAATTAAAGACAACACGCTGAGGGCCACCCCCGTGATCAAACCCATCATGCTGCCCCTCTTGAGGTCCGTGTCCTCGGAGTCCCCACTGGGCAGTGGCCACAAAGAAGAAGAACTGCCAAGGCCAGGCTGGGGCGGGGATGCTGGTCTCTGTGCCCCTGAGAGCCAGGAAATGCCCAGCACGCTGACACCCACCAGTGCCCGGGGCACACACGTGAAGGGCGTGGCCTGTGAGGGGCTGGAGGGCCAAGAGAGGGTGCCCAGCGCCACCAGGCCGGAGGCCTCCCAGGCAGCCCCAAAGTGGCATGTTCCATCTTCTCCACTCACAGGAGAGGGCCAGGGGCTGAAGCCACCCCAAAAGGCCACACAGAAAGTTACGGTGAACAACTGCAAGAGCGGTTCCACAGACCCGGTGAAGCTGGACGCTCCAAGGTGCATCCCCACCATAACTTTGCCGGAAGATGACCCAGAAGACCAGCTACCCCCACAGCAGCTGGGGGCTTTTTGGGAAGAGCAGGTGCAAGGCTTCAATAGTCACTTTTTATCGACTCCCAGAGCAGGGCCCCCGGGGAGAAGATGGGTCACCGGTGAGCTGGCGGCTTCCCCCAATGCCAGCTCCCTGGAGGAGAACAGTGCATGCTCCCCTGCTGCCAGCAGCATTTGGGACGATGCTTCCCAGGCCCTCAgtgagcctggcctgctgccagGGGAGCCTCCGCGCAGCAGCCCCTgggccagccccagccctggcagGGTGGCCCGGAGGGAAGACCTGACGCATGCCCTTGCGTGGGAGCCTGGCTCCGACCCCCAGCTGGAGCCATCAGCCGAAGACCTCAGGACGCTTTCTCCAAGAGGCTCACTGCTGGACGTGGCCACCAGCTCGGCTAGCCTCCTGGAGAAGCCAGAGCCTCCTGCTCAGCTGGAGAGGGCGGCTGGCAAGCCACCTGCAGTCCCGCCCAAAACAGAGAAGGCCCTGCGGCGGGCAAAGAAGCTGGCAAGCAAGAGGAGAAAGATCGACCAGCCACAGGAGAAGCATGGAGAACGCCGGGAAGAAAAGCTGAACCCTGAGGACTCAGAGCGACGGCCGCTGTCCCCCGGAGAGAGGCCCCGCCCCAGGCTCCCCGTGGTCCGCGCCCTGCCCCCTCCCGCGCACCGCCACTCGGTGTCAGCCCTTTCAGAGCCAGTCCAGAGGAGGCCTGGGGGGCCCCAGTCGCTTACACCCCAGCCCCCTTACCCTGCCACCCAGAAGGTCCTCCAGGACCCCCAGTCTGGAGAGTACTTTGTCTTCGATCTGCCGCTCCAGGTGAAAATCAAGACCTTCTATGACCCAGAGACAGGCAAATACGTCAAGGTCTCCATCCCATCCTCTGAGGGGGCCTCCCCTGAGCCAACCCCGCTGGACGCCCTTGCTGCCCCCTACGTGCTGTACCCCGGCTTCCGGCCCCTGCCCGTGACGGCTCTGATGCCCCTGCGCTGCTCCTCTCAGCTCTCTGCCCCCACCTTCCTAAGGCAGCGCCCTCACACCGCAGAGGCAGCCGGCCTCAGGCCCCAGAGCGTCCACGAGGTGGGCCTGCAGCTGCCCTCTGCGGCTCCCAGCAACCCCACCCAGCCCTCTGCAGGCCAGCTCCCCGAGGGGCACCCCCAGAGTGCAGGGCAGGAGGGGGGAGATGCTCCAAGCCTGGGCATCATCCCCACCAACGACCTAGAGGACTTTGCCACAGAAGGCATTTCTTGA